The nucleotide sequence TATTTTGTCATCAATTTCCCACAGCGTGCCGGAGCTTTGCGAGAGTTTATGGAAAAAGTACTGGGGCCGCACGATGATATCACGCGCTTTGAGTATACGAAAAAGAACAATAAAGAAAATGGTCCAGCGCTGGTTGGTATTGAAATGAAATGCAAAGATGACTATCAGCCATTAGTCAGTCGGATGAAGCAGCACAGTATCCGCTATGTAGAGATTACACATGATCCGTATTTGTTCAATCTGCTGATTTAGGTCTTTGTGTTACAACAGATGTGGAATTTACGAAAATGTATGAATACAGCGAAAAAAGGAGCAATGAAGAGAGAATGAGCGAGAGAGAAAGATAAATCGGCGTAATGTATTATAACAAACTTTTATAAAACAGCTACTGTTGTAATACAATACAGATAATAACACACGGGGGGTTTTAATCATGACGCCGATCACTACTTTCTTTCGCAATCTCGAAGCAAAATGCTGTGCTGCTTGCGGTCAGATGATTCACGAACAAGCTGAATCATATGCAACAGAATGCGTACCTTGCCAAGAGCAAGCATCCTTTGACGCTTACAAATACTATCATCAAAAACGCTAAGCCGAACATGAATACTGGATAAATCAGGTGTACCACAGGGCATGAGCCATGGCAGGTATACCTTTTTTTTATTCAAAGAAAAAGCCGCTGTTCCATAACAACGGCTTTTTCGCGTGTCAGCGCGGTTTATCGGCGTGCTTTGCAGCTTCCTGCTTGACGTAATCAATCAGCCCCAATTGAAAGCCTTCCTGTGTAAGGAGACGTTTGGCTTCATACGTACTCGCATAGTAGGCTTGGACATGCGGATCGTTGTCCAGAACGTAACGACATGCCTGATCAC is from Brevibacillus brevis and encodes:
- the yhfH gene encoding protein YhfH — protein: MTPITTFFRNLEAKCCAACGQMIHEQAESYATECVPCQEQASFDAYKYYHQKR